The Haloplanus sp. CK5-1 genome contains a region encoding:
- a CDS encoding transporter codes for MSSSVDFDDLPLVEGFVAGAAAWVVGYVLTAVVVLARLENSELGELSNGVDGGGSSIDLVGWVFFNGHFVETVVEADFLGFGGSSTTSFVGGDGFTPLLYLVPVALLVGSGLAVGRSRGVTDTTEGAVTGVLVVPPYLALSAIGAVLFRVSNEALGASFGGRPELLPAVLLAGVVFPSVFGALGGIIAANTGPGSE; via the coding sequence ATGTCCTCGTCAGTCGACTTCGACGACCTCCCACTCGTAGAGGGGTTCGTCGCCGGCGCCGCCGCGTGGGTCGTCGGCTACGTGCTCACGGCCGTGGTCGTTCTCGCCCGCCTCGAGAACTCCGAACTGGGCGAGCTATCGAACGGCGTCGACGGCGGTGGCAGTAGCATCGACCTCGTCGGGTGGGTGTTCTTCAACGGCCACTTCGTCGAGACGGTCGTCGAAGCCGACTTCCTCGGGTTCGGCGGGTCGAGCACGACGTCGTTCGTCGGCGGCGACGGGTTCACGCCGCTTCTGTACCTCGTTCCTGTGGCGTTGCTCGTCGGGTCCGGGCTGGCCGTCGGCCGTTCACGAGGCGTCACCGACACGACCGAGGGCGCGGTTACCGGCGTTCTCGTAGTCCCCCCGTATCTGGCGTTGTCGGCCATCGGCGCGGTGCTGTTCCGCGTCTCGAACGAGGCGCTCGGTGCCAGTTTCGGCGGCCGGCCCGAACTCCTGCCGGCTGTTCTTCTGGCCGGCGTCGTATTCCCGTCGGTCTTCGGCGCTCTCGGGGGTATCATCGCCGCGAACACGGGTCCCGGATCGGAATGA
- the hmgA gene encoding hydroxymethylglutaryl-CoA reductase (NADPH), translating into MTDTDANALVDRVREDDLRLHELETHADADTAATARRRLIESDAGVDLDAVGSYGFPADRADANVENMIGAAQVPMGVAGPVTVHGGAVDGERYLPMATTEGALVASVNRGCSVIDAAGGATARVTKSGMTRAPVFRVADVAEAEALVEWVRAEEDRLREAAEATTNHGELTDVTPYVVGDSVFLRFRYDTKDAMGMNMATIATRAAAEVVEAETPASLVALSGNLCTDKKPAAINAVEGRGRSVTADVTISREVVEERLHTTPEAVAEVNTRKNLVGSAKAGSLGFNAHVANVVAAVFLATGQDAAQVVEGSNAITTAETREDGLYVSVSLASLEVGTVGGGTTLPTQAEALELLGVAGGGDPAGSNADALAECVATGALAGELSLIAALGSRHLSSAHEDLGR; encoded by the coding sequence ATGACCGACACCGACGCGAACGCGCTCGTCGACCGGGTCCGCGAGGATGACCTCCGACTCCACGAACTCGAAACCCACGCCGACGCCGACACGGCGGCGACCGCTCGACGACGCCTGATCGAATCCGACGCCGGCGTCGACCTCGACGCAGTCGGCTCCTACGGCTTCCCCGCCGACCGCGCCGACGCCAACGTCGAGAACATGATCGGCGCGGCGCAGGTGCCGATGGGCGTCGCCGGTCCGGTGACCGTCCACGGCGGTGCGGTCGACGGCGAGCGCTACCTCCCGATGGCGACCACCGAGGGGGCGCTCGTGGCGAGCGTCAACCGGGGCTGTTCGGTAATCGACGCCGCGGGCGGCGCGACCGCCCGCGTCACGAAGTCGGGGATGACCCGCGCCCCCGTCTTTCGTGTCGCGGACGTGGCCGAGGCCGAGGCGCTCGTCGAGTGGGTGCGAGCGGAGGAGGACCGCCTCCGCGAGGCCGCGGAGGCGACGACGAACCACGGCGAACTCACGGACGTGACGCCCTACGTCGTCGGCGACTCCGTCTTCCTCCGGTTCCGGTACGACACGAAGGACGCGATGGGAATGAACATGGCCACCATCGCGACGCGGGCGGCCGCCGAAGTCGTCGAGGCGGAGACGCCGGCGTCGCTGGTCGCCCTCTCGGGCAACCTCTGTACGGACAAGAAGCCGGCGGCGATCAACGCCGTCGAGGGCCGGGGACGGAGCGTCACGGCCGACGTGACGATCTCCCGCGAGGTCGTCGAGGAGCGTCTCCACACGACGCCGGAGGCGGTCGCGGAGGTGAACACGCGCAAGAACCTCGTCGGCAGCGCCAAGGCGGGGAGCCTCGGGTTCAACGCCCACGTCGCCAACGTCGTCGCCGCCGTCTTCCTCGCGACGGGACAGGATGCGGCCCAGGTCGTCGAGGGATCGAACGCCATCACGACCGCCGAGACGCGCGAGGACGGCCTCTACGTCAGCGTCTCGCTGGCCAGTCTGGAGGTCGGGACGGTCGGCGGCGGGACGACCCTCCCGACGCAGGCCGAAGCGCTCGAACTACTGGGCGTGGCCGGCGGCGGCGACCCCGCCGGATCGAACGCGGACGCCCTCGCGGAGTGTGTGGCGACCGGCGCGCTGGCGGGCGAACTCTCCCTGATCGCGGCGCTTGGCTCCCGACACCTCTCCTCGGCCCACGAAGACCTCGGCCGGTAG
- a CDS encoding DUF5817 domain-containing protein has product MYAVVGCADCGGLWLLSNPDSAETATCPTCGTRHRTARLKRLFTAEDREIAREARATMLAERADATDAFESTPSVAESERAADDPIVDDREYLDASGVDAGEVAEAGERTSRGAGSGSGSRPEIVREAIERLDDPDEAAVVGYATERGVPADAATDLLDRLVRGGEATESGGTYRLL; this is encoded by the coding sequence ATGTACGCGGTGGTCGGGTGTGCCGACTGTGGGGGACTGTGGCTGCTCTCGAATCCCGACTCGGCGGAGACGGCGACCTGTCCGACCTGCGGGACCCGTCACCGGACGGCACGGCTCAAGCGCCTGTTCACCGCCGAGGACCGCGAAATCGCGAGAGAGGCCCGAGCCACGATGCTCGCCGAGCGTGCGGACGCGACCGACGCCTTCGAGTCGACGCCCTCCGTCGCGGAGTCGGAGCGAGCGGCCGACGATCCGATCGTCGACGACCGGGAGTATCTGGACGCGTCTGGCGTCGACGCCGGCGAAGTCGCCGAAGCGGGAGAGCGCACGTCTCGCGGGGCGGGATCGGGCAGCGGGAGCCGTCCCGAAATCGTCCGCGAGGCCATCGAACGCCTCGACGACCCCGACGAGGCGGCCGTGGTGGGGTACGCCACCGAACGGGGCGTCCCCGCCGACGCCGCCACGGACCTCCTCGACCGTCTCGTCCGTGGAGGCGAAGCCACCGAGTCCGGCGGCACCTACCGCCTCCTGTGA
- a CDS encoding helix-turn-helix transcriptional regulator translates to MSDTALDYLVGSPVRVETLRAFRADGILSARELDDRLSASRRTLKRTLREMCSRGWIREVDDAYELTSLGGMLLSAYEEFRDRECTAERLRPVFEQTPAAAVDLDVEAAADATVVDTDDDPTDPIDHLLDLRANATELRECAPYLLYDSVEQLAERVTDESSPPDVTLVLGTTSPPMERFPAGYREHFDAMVDAPSVDVYAHPDDIRFSFGIADDHAFVVGVNLDGVAHTLLESDDPAVVDWATRRFETYRVAAAPRS, encoded by the coding sequence ATGTCCGACACTGCCCTCGACTACCTCGTCGGATCGCCCGTCCGCGTCGAGACGCTTCGAGCGTTCCGGGCGGACGGGATCCTCTCGGCCCGTGAACTCGACGATCGGTTGTCCGCCTCACGGCGTACGCTGAAGCGGACACTCCGGGAAATGTGTTCTCGGGGCTGGATCCGCGAGGTCGACGACGCGTACGAACTCACGTCGCTCGGGGGCATGCTCCTCTCCGCGTACGAGGAGTTCCGCGACCGGGAGTGCACCGCAGAGCGCCTCCGACCCGTGTTCGAACAGACGCCCGCGGCGGCGGTCGACCTCGACGTCGAGGCCGCGGCCGACGCCACGGTCGTCGACACCGACGACGACCCGACCGACCCGATCGATCACCTCCTCGACCTCCGGGCGAACGCGACGGAGCTTCGGGAGTGTGCGCCGTACCTCCTCTACGACTCCGTCGAGCAGTTGGCCGAGCGGGTCACCGACGAGTCGTCGCCCCCCGACGTGACGCTCGTCCTCGGGACTACCTCGCCGCCGATGGAGCGGTTCCCCGCGGGGTATCGGGAGCATTTCGATGCGATGGTCGACGCGCCGAGCGTCGACGTCTATGCCCACCCCGACGACATCCGGTTTTCCTTCGGTATCGCCGACGACCACGCCTTCGTGGTCGGGGTGAACCTCGACGGAGTCGCCCACACGCTCCTCGAGAGCGACGACCCGGCAGTCGTCGACTGGGCGACGCGGCGGTTCGAGACGTACCGCGTGGCGGCCGCCCCGCGGTCGTGA
- a CDS encoding helix-turn-helix domain-containing protein — protein MTEDTEDLRPDDAFTLLADRTRIKIIRALGDAATPGVPDRLAFSELRRRADISGSGRFNYHLKRLVGQFVEETDDGYRLSYPGVRVYQAIQAGTFTDSCRIEPFELDAACHVCGGPQEAAYHDCLFRVRCADGCDAVFYRYFCPPSSLTDRDHEVILRAVSERIRRELGSVASGVCPWCCGRMEARILPPDAELPQRDNPAIEHRVLHTCDTCDGTVYTRTGDLLVTHPAVVSFFYDHGVDVTGRRVWRLPFAASDERTTATGTDPWRGTVRIECEGDTLALRLDDDPSVVEVRS, from the coding sequence GTGACAGAGGATACCGAGGACCTGCGCCCCGACGACGCCTTCACCCTGTTGGCCGACCGTACACGCATCAAGATCATCAGGGCGCTCGGCGACGCCGCCACGCCCGGCGTTCCGGACCGACTCGCCTTCTCGGAGCTTCGCCGCCGGGCCGACATCTCCGGGAGCGGCCGGTTCAACTACCACCTGAAGCGACTGGTCGGACAGTTCGTCGAGGAGACGGACGACGGCTACCGGCTGAGCTATCCGGGGGTGCGGGTGTACCAGGCGATACAGGCCGGCACGTTCACCGACAGTTGTCGGATCGAGCCGTTCGAACTGGACGCGGCGTGTCACGTCTGTGGTGGGCCACAGGAAGCCGCCTACCACGACTGCCTGTTCCGGGTGCGGTGTGCAGACGGCTGTGACGCGGTGTTCTACCGCTACTTCTGCCCGCCGAGCAGTCTGACCGACCGGGATCACGAGGTGATCCTCCGGGCCGTCAGCGAGCGCATCCGTCGCGAGCTCGGATCGGTGGCCAGCGGCGTCTGTCCGTGGTGCTGTGGCCGGATGGAGGCACGGATCCTCCCCCCGGACGCGGAGCTTCCCCAGCGCGACAATCCAGCGATCGAACACCGGGTCCTGCACACGTGTGACACGTGCGACGGCACCGTCTACACGCGGACCGGCGACCTGTTGGTCACCCACCCCGCCGTCGTCTCCTTCTTCTACGACCACGGCGTCGACGTGACCGGGCGGCGCGTCTGGCGACTCCCCTTCGCCGCCTCCGACGAACGGACGACGGCCACGGGGACCGATCCGTGGCGCGGGACCGTCCGAATCGAGTGCGAGGGCGACACCCTCGCGCTCCGACTGGACGACGACCCGTCGGTGGTCGAGGTACGCAGTTAG
- a CDS encoding thiamine-binding protein, with amino-acid sequence MTVVALLSVAPVREGSMAEDVADAVAALDSFDVAYETNPMGTVIEADDVGVLFDACEAAHRAVDADRVSTVLKVDDKRRSDASADEKVAGVEAALGRPAKRRRE; translated from the coding sequence ATGACCGTCGTCGCACTCCTGAGTGTCGCACCGGTTCGGGAGGGGAGTATGGCCGAAGACGTCGCGGACGCGGTCGCGGCGCTGGATTCCTTCGACGTCGCGTACGAGACCAACCCCATGGGGACGGTGATCGAGGCCGACGACGTGGGGGTCCTGTTCGACGCGTGCGAGGCCGCCCATCGCGCTGTCGACGCCGACCGCGTGAGCACCGTCCTGAAGGTAGACGACAAGCGCCGGAGCGACGCGTCGGCCGACGAGAAGGTCGCCGGCGTCGAGGCGGCGCTGGGGCGGCCGGCGAAGCGGCGTCGGGAGTGA
- the mch gene encoding methenyltetrahydromethanopterin cyclohydrolase produces the protein MESLNRMAVELVDEAIDFAGELNVDVVELDSGATVLDFGVEAAGGIEAGLLLAEIQTAGLATIQTRMDEVAGTPFPHVELTTDKPALALLCSQKAGWELVAEGVDGLGSGPARALVGEEAEFEAVGYYDEFDLTVLAVEAATLPGDAAAEQVADRAGVAPSGVFMPAYATGSVAGSVSAAARAPELALFRLFELGYDPTDVVSAAGSAPVAPVSHDEGVAMGRTNDALAYGGQVYLQVREDFDRFDEVPSTAAAEYDTPFERVFEDADWDFYEVPESVFAPAQVTVDVVDGPTYALGETNHDLLAESFGL, from the coding sequence ATGGAGAGTCTCAACCGGATGGCCGTCGAACTCGTCGACGAGGCGATCGACTTCGCCGGCGAACTCAACGTCGACGTCGTCGAACTCGACTCGGGCGCGACGGTACTCGACTTCGGCGTCGAGGCGGCCGGCGGCATCGAGGCGGGGTTGTTGCTGGCCGAGATCCAGACGGCGGGGCTGGCGACGATCCAGACCCGCATGGACGAGGTAGCGGGGACACCGTTCCCCCACGTCGAACTCACGACCGACAAGCCGGCGCTCGCCCTGCTCTGTTCGCAGAAGGCGGGGTGGGAACTCGTCGCCGAGGGGGTCGACGGACTCGGCTCCGGGCCCGCGCGGGCGCTCGTCGGCGAGGAGGCCGAGTTCGAAGCGGTAGGATACTACGACGAGTTCGACCTCACGGTCCTGGCCGTCGAGGCGGCGACGCTCCCGGGCGATGCCGCCGCCGAACAGGTGGCCGACCGGGCGGGTGTCGCGCCGAGCGGCGTGTTCATGCCCGCGTACGCCACGGGGTCGGTGGCCGGAAGCGTCAGCGCCGCCGCGCGAGCGCCCGAACTCGCGCTCTTTCGCCTCTTCGAACTCGGCTACGACCCCACGGACGTGGTGTCGGCGGCGGGGAGTGCTCCCGTCGCGCCCGTGAGCCACGACGAAGGGGTGGCGATGGGCCGCACCAACGACGCCCTGGCGTACGGCGGGCAGGTGTACCTCCAGGTGCGCGAGGACTTCGACCGGTTCGACGAGGTGCCCTCCACCGCGGCCGCCGAGTACGACACCCCCTTCGAACGGGTGTTCGAGGACGCCGACTGGGACTTCTACGAGGTGCCCGAGTCGGTGTTCGCCCCAGCGCAGGTGACCGTCGACGTCGTCGACGGCCCGACGTACGCGCTGGGGGAGACGAACCACGACCTGCTGGCCGAGTCGTTCGGGCTGTGA